The genomic region AAATGCGCCAGCACATAGCGTTTCAAGAGAAGGGCCGAATACAATTGCACAGCAGCTGAGACTGTACGTTGCGAGTGAATATGGCAGTCGAATCGCAGCCAGGGCAGCCAGTACCGCCAACATCGGACCCAGCCAGCAACGACGGTAGCGGTGCCTCGAAGCAGCTGAGGCGAGCATGCGACTGCTGCCGTAAGAGGTAAGGACTGAGCGGTAGAAGGTACTGTCCGTAAAAGACATACCTGCGCCTCACTCACGGTTCGCCAACAGCCTGCTCCGACATGCCACGCGGTTTTCGAGTGTAGCTAATCCTCTTCTGTACGACAGAAAGGTGAAGTGCGATGGGGAAGAGCCTTGCAATCCGTGCAAGAAAGCGTCAATCAGATGCGCGTACTTGCAACCGCCCAAGAAGAAAGGACCAAAGGGCTTGCGCAGTGCTCGAGTATTGCACGCGCTTCGGAGGATCGACGACGATGCGGCGTTACAGAGTCCTACTAGCCCTACGAGTCCGAACGGACATGGTCCATTTGGAAACTGGCAATGGAGCGCTGGATCCCCAACTTCGCAATACCAAAGTCATCATCAGCATACGAGATTGCCGGACGCAGCGTACGGAGTACACCCAAGCGTTGCGCCTGATCAGCATCCTTACTGCCAGCATGTACCGACAGCCATGCCACAGCAACAGCCTCTTCCTCAAGCATTACCTACGTTCAAGAGAGAGCCCACCCAGCAGTCGAGCTGGACATCCTATCCCGCACAGTCTGTGGCTAGCAATAGTCCCACGGGCAATGGGAGCATACCGCAGATGCTATCACCCACTACATCAGAGGTCTACCATGGCCGCGCACTGTCAGGCGAGACATTGCTCCCTTACGTCGACCTGTTCTTCAAACACATGTATATCATCATGCCTGTCATTGACAGGACTGTCTACCTGGATCCCGCGTTCTACACCAACACCAGCTGTCTGAGTCGTGACGTTTACTGCTTTTTATGCTCGCTCTGCGCTGCTACCATCGTTCAGCTTGATGATTCCATTCCACAGCCCCCATCGCCTCATCCAACGAAGAAGGCAGATCACCTTTTTGCTGAAGAATGTTTACGAGAGCGGAGGACATTTGATTATGTGGAGAGCATGTCTACTCTGAGCATCATGACTTCTTTCTTCCTATTTGCATACTATGGCAACCACGAGAAGCACTTGCAGGCTTGGCACTATCTACAGGAGAGCATCACCTTCTCGGAAAACTTGAATATGGACGACGAGCTGTCCTATGAGAAGCTGAACCCGGTCGAAGGGCAATGGCGACGACGCTTGTATTGGCTACTGTTCATCACTGAGCGGGCGTATGCCGTACAAAGGAGAAAGCACACCAGGTTACATGCCTCGGTGACATTGCCAGCAGTGTTCGAAAGCGAAGATCCTCAACTACTCAATGGCTTTGTCAATCTAGCAAACCTCTTCAGCGCAGTCGACGACTCTTTTGTCAGCGCTTGGCGGGGATCCAGAAGAGCTAGTCTAAATGATGAAGCCTGGCTTGCACGGACACAAAAGCAGCTGGACGCAACTGCGGACTCAATTGGAACGGCTGAGCTGACGGAGACTCAGCACCTTGACATCAGCATAACTCGAGAATGGCTCCATGTTCTTGCTTGGCAAATGGGGGTCTCCAATGGCCTGATATGGGGTCAAGGTGAAGGCGGCATGAGGTTGGACTACCCGGTCGAGTTAGCCAGAAAGGTCGTAGAGATCACATCAAAGGCCAGCGCGATGGCTCTGGATAGCCATGGGATTGGCATGGTAAGTTGTCACGCCGTCTAGTTCTATGACCCACTTTGCTGATGTAATACACAGGAGCAGAAACTCTCCGACATTGCTGGCTGCCTTGCGGATGTGCTCAAATGTACAGCTGGTGATAGTTCGGCAACGTTCTTGGAGGGCAAACAATACCTCAACATACTGCTTAACAAATTGTCCAGTATGCGCGGCAAGGAATCACGATACCTCAAACCACTTATGGCGAAGATGGAAGGCCTCATCGATTACGAAGTGAACAACGTCACCCTGCCTCTGCCCAACCAGCCAGCACCGCTCTTCTCCGAAGCGAACACGCAGCAAATTCCTACGATCTTTGCGCCGAGCAGTCCACGGTGGAGCATGACAGACTCGGTCTCTATGCTCAGGACGCTGTCTATGTGCGGAACATTAGGTATACCAGGCATCGCGGTGCCAGAAGAGTGGGATCAGCGCCGGCCGAGTGGCCGCATGCTGGAGAATAGTGAGCTTGAAGTTTTGCAGCCATGGTTGGCACAAGGCACGGCGTGAAGACTTTGCCGGCTCACAAGTTGCTGAAAACAGGCTTCACTTCCGTGCCGCATCCGAGGGGCACTTTCAAAACAGCCATCCGGACATCATTTGACACAAAACCACTAACTTCCACTTTGACTCCTCATTTCCACTTCTGCCGCGGTGTCACCGCAACCATGAAGCACAATGGGCTTGGAGTTCGATTACGGCCATGCGTGGAGAACAACACATTCATGGCGGAATTCGGCCCCGGTCCTGAGCTCGAGGGCGGCCCACACCACACTCCAAATGCTAGTACTTTCGTAGTAGCATCGTCACGGCAGGCTTTCGAGGTCTTTGTCCGACTTGAGACGTCGTTTATGCCACACAGCGCCCAGGTCCTCACCATCGAGATCGAAGCTAAGTCGGCTCTGAAGCGAGACTCAAAAGAGAACGAGACACAAACCTGGTCAATACCCCTGTGTAGGAGGCGTACAGGATTGAAACACAATCGGGATATCGATGCTGAGTCCGCTAAAGAATACTGCTTCTCGACATATGTATTCTGGACCAGGGACAAATCGCCTTGCAAGTTCAGCTCCGCCTCTCATCCTTTCTTGGTACCTGAGGTTGGCGAATGCATCACTGTCCGCTTCAGAAGGGGCAAGTTGCTGGACATTGAGCCACGCTTACCCATGAAGGAGAATGATACCAACCCGCCAAGATCTCCGACCGAGACAGAACTCGCAGGTCCGACAATCATCGATGAACGGTGGTTCAAGAAGCTCGGAGGCAGGAATGGAAAGCCGATTGAATTCGAATTCGAGATCTGTGCTGAAGACTTTTCTTCGCCGACACTGCAAAGCAAGGTCATGGAGGCGCGATGTGGACGCTCCGCACTCGAAGCTGACGATTGCGACGACGACGAAGGCCATGTCGCCATCAAACCTGAAGAGCAGCCAGACCTGCTTGAGGGGCTCATGAGGGGGCGCAATGAGACAAGGACTGATCAAGTTCAGCCTGCATCGACGGATTGTTCACTCAAAGAGACGGATCAAGACATCAGAGCCAAGTATGGACCACCGCCCACCACAGATGCTGGTCACTGTACGTTGCGCCCGTCAAACGGTAGAATAGTCAGCGCAAAGTACGACACCACGTACCACATTCTCGATGATTATATCGGCCCGGCTCCTGAGACATCAACCACAGAAGTTCAAGCTGAGATGCCCATGGCGATGAAGAAGGTGGGCTATTCGCAATTTTATCCGCTTGACAATAATGGACAACCAATCAAGTCAAGAGGTCGTCCCGTTGGCTGGCGAAAAGCCTATCATTCTCGTGAAGCACACGGGCTGGAGCCTTATACAAACAGCTCGACGCCCAAGGGGGACGCTTCGCGTGGCCACGAATCGCCCGCAAACGTGAATCGCCCATTACAAGGTCAACTGAAGGACACCGATGCTCCTGTGGGAGCAGATCCAACGGCCTCTATACGACACGCCGTGGCCAACCGAAAAGTTCTTGACCAAGACCACAGGTCTGTGCTGGTCAGAAAGGCCTCAGATCGTAATGAGGATACCGAGCTGTCCCAAGAACCTTCATCTGACAGGACCGACTCGAGGGCCATGAAGAAGGCTAAGCTGATGCTGGAGTTGGAGTGGGACGAAGTGAAGGTCAAGCAGAGGGAAATCAGCATCAGGAAGAAGTTACTGGATCTTGAAGAACGGTATTAGGAAGGACACACCTACGACAAAGTAATGTAAGTCAGCATGGTCCATTTGCCTAAGTCAGCGGTAGCACACATGACTCCATGGTCGAAAAATCATAACCCTTGCTGGCCATGCGCGATGTCCTTTCGCCCGAAAGCTAGATTCGATTCAACAATCTTGGTGCATTGCCTACATTTGATCACATGCAAGGGTGCGTTCGTCAGACGTACATGGTTCCTGGATCGGCGGATGCATGTCGTCGCTATACCTGCATACAGCGCCAACCTTTCAGCTTCAAGCAAAGCTTCCTGGAGAGCCTCAGGTGAAGAGCGCGCGGCTCGGCAGGATATCAAGACCTCGTGCGTGAGTTACTGCGCTTTGCTTCGTGGTATGTCACAATTCCAGCCGTTTGATGGACTTGACGACAGGTGAGACGTCATTTAGAAGGCTTCGGCAATCCAACTTCAAGGCGTAAGCCGCTCAGACCTTACGCCGACAGTCCAGAATGTGGTTCTACCAAAACAATTGCAGCCAGTGTTTGCACGCACACCCCTGGTCTCGGATGCCGCCCTTCGAGATTCACTATAGACAACGTACTGCCTATACTAACGGCGATGCACGTATGGAGGTAACTCTCTGCTCTGCATCATACCACGGCTAAACCTAGGATATGCTTGCTGGTCATACACCTGGTGCCGCAAACGCGCCAAACGAGCTCAGGGAACAAGCTGTTATCAAGCGTGAACTGGGTACACTCTTGTCGAATACTCGGGCTGAAGATGTGCAGTGATTCTGGTATCTTACCCAAGTTGGGACGCCAAACCAACCAGAGACCACGCTCACGGCTCCACAACCATCTCGACCTGCTGAATCCACACGCCTCACCGTATACATGTACCCGCGGTAAAATTGTGGAGTCACTGCCAAAAGCGGGTACCGTATAAGCCAGATTCGGCACTTGCTGTTTTCTGCTTGCCCATCAGATGTATCCCGGATCAGAGCTCACCTTTGTCAACGTACAGAATCCTCACGATGTCGTTGCACCATCACTTCGTCACAAGATTCGATCAAGAGCAACCTTCCACACCCACGAATGCCGCCTCCAGACGACATTGCCGCTGCAGCTGTCGCAGTCGGTGGGACAGTTCAACGTCATTGTCCCTCCGAACACTCCCCATGAGGAAGCAACGAGCAACAAGCAGTCCAGAAGCGCACGGAAGAGGCTTCGTAGTGCCTCGATAGTCGAGCAGGATGGGATTGAGGCGGCGGCAAGGCGGGATACGCTGGAGAACAGGTTATCGACGACGTTCGCAAACGCTCCAGTGCCGTAAGCAAAGTGAAGGGTACTAGGCATCTTCGCGTGTCTGAGACATCTGCTGACCTTGTATCGTACGCTTTTAGGTACGAGCCATGGTACGCTGACGTCCTCCACGTCTGTAAGTTGAGCATTGGAGTGATCGAGCTTACGAGGTTGTGCTAAAAGACTTAGGGAGTGCCGACGCGTTCCCCAAGTACTGGAAGATGACAAACATCGAGTTGATGACCGTCATAAAGTGTTGCGATTTCCAATCATGAATTCAGCGAGAATCGATGACCGACCCTCTGCTATACTATACCGATCTCCTGTCTGGTATCACGAACGCCTACCCGAACGCTCGTCAGGGAACGAGACGTCGGCTCTCCATAGAGTAAGCCAACCTGAAAAGACTTAACGCCGTGTGGCGAAGCTGGTGACGGGACAAGACGATCGCTGGATTGCCCTCGCAAGTTCCGCCGGCAGGGCCTCCAGCGCAATGCTGAACGTCTGAGCATTCGCTAGCTATGTTACGGTGGCATAACTCACAACACACCCGAGCTTCTCGATTGAAAGGACAGAATTATGCCGAGAGATCAACAACGCTCTCGGTGACCCAGATCGCAGACTCAGCGCAGCGACGCGGACCGCTATCCACAAATTTGCTGTCCACGAATGTCTTCTGGGGAATAGAGACAATGCTCTACGAGTACACTTCCCCGGCCTCAAACGAATGCTAGAAATGAAAGGCGGGGAGCCAAGACTCAAAAAAGATGCGCCGCATATGCTATTCGAGGTGTTCCGCGTACATTGCTGAAGGCTTGTCGAGATGTGCGAGCTCAATAATGCGCGCACGGGGCCGATTTCCAAGGATCCCATGGGCCCGACAGACCACGTCAACGAAGCTGAAGGAAACAGCTCTGCACAAACCGATCCGATTGTCAAGCAAGAGGAGTCAGACGCGGCAGCCCTAGCTCGATCTGTATCGTATGAGTTTCCCAACACCGAGATCACGTTGGCAGTCAGTAacagtcctcgtagattcCTTCGCCAGTCTGCATGGCAGCCACCCCACGTCGAATCGCAGCAGCAGAGTCAATCATACGAAGAGTCTCTGCTCTCTTTCTGGGCAGCCACCAACGCGGAGAGAAACTTCCCTGGATATTTCGCCAACACCCGCAGACTGGATGCTCTCCCTCAAAGCTCAGGCTCAATAGCACCTGCAATCGAGGTATGAGACGGAAGACACGCAGGAGACTGCCCATTAGACACCACGTACCGGAGGTATGGTGATCCAGACCATGTCAGGGGCGCTTCAGCCATCGCCTACAGAGCCATCCCGCGACAGTGTTTCACAGGTCAGGAACATCGTGGGACCAGACATTGCCAAGGAAGATACGTCATTCGCCATCGTCCGGACCTTCCAACATTTTCCCTATACGCATTCATCTTACGAAATACTTTGCACGGTGATGCCTTCAAGGCTTGCCCAGCGTCCGACCGAACAGGACACCTAGTTTGGTATGAGCGTCATCATGTACGAAGAGCCTTGGCACGACGGCTCACTATACGACTTCCGGCATTGTGGCGTGGTCAAAAAGGACAGCTCAAAGCGACCTGGGTCCTTGTCAAAGAAATCGCTGCTGTCGGAGAGGCAGTCATTGCGTCTGGAAGTTGACTCGGAATTTCCCCTCCACCCATCAGGATGCATAAAGACTTCGTGAAGATTCTGGTTCTGGAAACGGACGAGCCTCATCCCGACACTCAACACGAGAA from Fulvia fulva chromosome 2, complete sequence harbors:
- a CDS encoding putative sucrose utilization protein SUC1: MAVESQPGQPVPPTSDPASNDGSGASKQLRRACDCCRKRKVKCDGEEPCNPCKKASIRCAYLQPPKKKGPKGLRSARVLHALRRIDDDAALQSPTSPTSPNGHGPFGNWQWSAGSPTSQYQSHHQHTRLPDAAYGVHPSVAPDQHPYCQHVPTAMPQQQPLPQALPTFKREPTQQSSWTSYPAQSVASNSPTGNGSIPQMLSPTTSEVYHGRALSGETLLPYVDLFFKHMYIIMPVIDRTVYLDPAFYTNTSCLSRDVYCFLCSLCAATIVQLDDSIPQPPSPHPTKKADHLFAEECLRERRTFDYVESMSTLSIMTSFFLFAYYGNHEKHLQAWHYLQESITFSENLNMDDELSYEKLNPVEGQWRRRLYWLLFITERAYAVQRRKHTRLHASVTLPAVFESEDPQLLNGFVNLANLFSAVDDSFVSAWRGSRRASLNDEAWLARTQKQLDATADSIGTAELTETQHLDISITREWLHVLAWQMGVSNGLIWGQGEGGMRLDYPVELARKVVEITSKASAMALDSHGIGMEQKLSDIAGCLADVLKCTAGDSSATFLEGKQYLNILLNKLSSMRGKESRYLKPLMAKMEGLIDYEVNNVTLPLPNQPAPLFSEANTQQIPTIFAPSSPRWSMTDSVSMLRTLSMCGTLGIPGIAVPEEWDQRRPSGRMLENSELEVLQPWLAQGTA